In the genome of Nocardia sp. NBC_00416, one region contains:
- a CDS encoding arabinosyltransferase domain-containing protein, which yields MADTMVVAAPEPAKISDGPRPRSRGGWARPVALVSALIAALLALSVPLLPVRVDAATLTWPQDDSAASIEAPLVSYAPLNFTATVPCAAIQQLGPGGGVLTSTAPYGAPDLERYGFLARVRPATPETGAQLDVVLRNQSLYSVPVADLAPGCELGVRAGMSESVATLTGREPVVLGGDFRPQLVGVFSDLEDPAGTSVTAEVDSRFSSSPTPLKRIAIWSAVVATLISLFALHRLDSLDGRRARRFLPARWWTFRPVDVVVLGTLVLWHFIGATTSDDGYQFGMGRAAQASGYMANYFRYFGVPENPVGTPYYDLIGWMADLSTASPWVRLPSLLAGMLAWLVISREVVPRFGAALHRNRFVPWTGALVFLAVWLPYNNGLRPEPMVALGVLLTWCSVERAVATRRLLPFAVAILIAAFSCTAGPHGVICLAALLAGLRPLIKIVAARAPRAGWLAQLLPLAAAGVLVLVVAFADQPLSAMQEMRRVHELAGPHVLWFDEYLRYQYLFMGTVDGSVARRFGIFVMIAGLAVCLLTLLRKGGRIPTAAVGPSRRILGVTVGAMALMMTTPTKWTHHLGVFAGLAGAVAVLTAVAVGPRVMRGPRNRALFAAAVSFLLALVFSGPNGWWYVSSYSIPWWDKQPSVAGIAVNKVFLLGTVALLALAAWWHVRAPDAGHHRISRWGWRFAKVPALTVAAAFIVLFEVASFAKGAVTQYPAFSLASSNLGALAGNACGLAPHVLVETDPNRGLLAPLSGDPAAALAGVGTGFSATGVAADLSADAEEGADAAIADSMGAATSGTGVATETDSPALPFGLDPGTPVQGSDNADGPAELTSGWYRLPAVADRADILALSAAGRIWSKDADGVVTHGQSLELEFGSTTAPGGSPDNPVALRRVNPIDIGPAPSWRNLRVPLAPYADADTVRIVAEDRDRDPRQWLAFTPPRIPQTQDLNTVVGTADPVLLDWAVGLQFPCQRPFDHRTGIAEAPKYRILPDRVGAHDTNLWQNHDGGGPLGWTGLLLYARTLPTYLDQDWDRDWGQLQQFLPIDPDAVPARPRITQEDRSGMWTPGPINVAY from the coding sequence GTGGCTGACACGATGGTGGTGGCGGCGCCCGAGCCGGCGAAGATCTCCGATGGTCCGCGACCCCGATCGCGGGGTGGCTGGGCGCGGCCGGTCGCGCTGGTATCGGCGCTCATCGCAGCGCTGCTGGCACTGTCGGTGCCGCTGCTACCCGTCCGAGTGGACGCCGCGACCCTGACCTGGCCGCAGGACGATTCCGCGGCGTCGATCGAGGCGCCACTGGTCTCCTACGCGCCCTTGAACTTCACGGCCACCGTGCCGTGCGCGGCGATCCAGCAGTTGGGTCCCGGTGGCGGCGTACTGACCTCGACCGCTCCGTACGGCGCACCCGATCTGGAACGGTACGGTTTCCTGGCCCGGGTGCGGCCGGCGACACCGGAGACCGGCGCCCAGCTCGATGTCGTGCTGCGCAACCAATCGCTGTACAGCGTTCCCGTCGCGGATCTAGCCCCCGGCTGTGAGCTCGGCGTGCGCGCCGGCATGAGCGAATCCGTCGCCACGCTCACCGGACGCGAACCAGTGGTGCTGGGCGGGGATTTCCGCCCGCAGCTGGTCGGAGTGTTCAGCGATCTCGAGGATCCCGCCGGTACCAGCGTGACCGCCGAGGTGGACAGCCGTTTCAGTTCCAGCCCGACCCCGCTGAAGCGGATAGCGATCTGGTCGGCCGTGGTCGCGACGTTGATCTCGTTGTTCGCGCTGCACCGGCTGGACAGCCTGGACGGCCGGCGGGCCCGCCGTTTCCTGCCGGCCCGCTGGTGGACCTTCCGGCCGGTCGACGTGGTGGTCCTGGGCACCCTGGTGCTCTGGCATTTCATCGGCGCCACCACCTCCGACGACGGCTATCAGTTCGGGATGGGCCGGGCCGCGCAGGCCTCCGGATACATGGCGAACTACTTCCGGTATTTCGGCGTCCCGGAGAATCCGGTCGGCACCCCGTACTACGACCTGATCGGCTGGATGGCCGACCTGAGCACGGCCAGTCCGTGGGTGCGGCTGCCGAGCCTGCTGGCCGGGATGCTGGCCTGGCTGGTGATCAGTCGCGAGGTGGTGCCCCGGTTCGGCGCCGCACTGCACCGGAACCGGTTCGTGCCGTGGACCGGTGCGCTGGTGTTCCTCGCCGTCTGGCTGCCCTACAACAACGGGCTGCGGCCCGAACCCATGGTCGCGCTGGGGGTTCTGCTCACCTGGTGTTCGGTGGAGCGCGCAGTCGCGACTCGGCGGTTGCTGCCGTTCGCCGTCGCGATCCTGATCGCCGCGTTCAGCTGTACCGCCGGCCCGCACGGCGTGATCTGTCTCGCCGCGTTGCTGGCGGGGCTGCGGCCGTTGATCAAGATCGTCGCGGCGCGGGCGCCGCGGGCGGGGTGGCTCGCGCAACTGCTGCCGCTGGCCGCGGCGGGGGTGCTGGTGCTGGTGGTGGCCTTCGCGGACCAGCCGCTGTCGGCCATGCAGGAGATGCGCCGAGTGCACGAACTGGCCGGCCCCCATGTGCTGTGGTTCGACGAATACCTGCGCTACCAGTACCTGTTCATGGGCACCGTGGACGGTTCGGTGGCCCGCCGGTTCGGGATCTTCGTGATGATCGCCGGATTGGCGGTCTGCCTGCTGACCCTGTTGCGCAAAGGCGGCCGTATCCCCACGGCGGCGGTCGGACCGTCGCGCCGCATCCTGGGCGTCACCGTCGGCGCCATGGCGCTCATGATGACGACTCCCACCAAATGGACCCACCACCTGGGTGTTTTCGCCGGGCTTGCCGGGGCGGTGGCGGTCCTGACCGCGGTGGCGGTCGGGCCGCGGGTCATGCGCGGCCCGCGCAATCGGGCGCTGTTCGCCGCGGCCGTGTCCTTCCTGCTGGCGTTGGTCTTCTCCGGCCCCAACGGCTGGTGGTACGTCTCCTCCTACAGCATCCCCTGGTGGGACAAACAACCGTCGGTGGCCGGTATCGCCGTCAACAAGGTTTTCCTGCTCGGCACGGTCGCGCTGCTGGCGCTCGCCGCCTGGTGGCATGTGCGGGCGCCGGACGCGGGGCACCATCGGATCTCGCGTTGGGGCTGGCGGTTCGCCAAGGTCCCGGCGCTGACGGTGGCCGCCGCGTTCATCGTGCTGTTCGAGGTGGCGTCGTTCGCGAAAGGCGCTGTCACGCAATATCCGGCGTTCTCGCTGGCGAGTTCGAACCTGGGTGCGCTCGCCGGCAATGCCTGTGGTCTGGCCCCGCACGTCCTGGTGGAAACCGATCCGAACCGCGGGCTGCTCGCCCCGCTCTCCGGTGATCCCGCGGCTGCCCTGGCCGGCGTCGGAACCGGTTTCAGCGCCACCGGAGTCGCGGCGGATCTGAGCGCCGACGCCGAGGAAGGCGCGGACGCCGCTATCGCCGATTCGATGGGGGCGGCGACGTCGGGAACCGGGGTGGCCACCGAAACGGACAGTCCCGCACTGCCGTTCGGTCTCGACCCGGGAACACCCGTCCAGGGCAGCGATAACGCGGACGGACCGGCCGAGCTGACCAGCGGCTGGTATCGCCTGCCGGCGGTAGCCGACCGCGCGGATATCCTCGCGCTCAGCGCCGCCGGGCGGATCTGGTCCAAGGACGCCGACGGTGTGGTGACCCATGGGCAATCCCTGGAATTGGAGTTCGGGTCGACCACCGCGCCGGGCGGTTCACCGGACAACCCGGTCGCGCTGCGCCGAGTGAACCCGATCGACATCGGCCCGGCGCCCTCCTGGCGCAACCTGCGGGTACCGCTGGCCCCCTACGCCGACGCCGACACCGTGCGCATCGTGGCCGAGGACCGTGACCGCGATCCGCGTCAGTGGCTGGCCTTCACCCCGCCCCGGATCCCGCAGACCCAGGACCTGAACACGGTCGTCGGAACCGCCGATCCGGTGCTGCTGGACTGGGCTGTCGGCCTGCAGTTCCCCTGCCAGCGGCCGTTCGACCACCGCACCGGCATCGCCGAGGCGCCGAAGTACCGGATCCTGCCGGACCGGGTCGGTGCGCACGACACCAACCTGTGGCAGAACCACGACGGCGGCGGCCCGCTGGGCTGGACCGGCCTGCTGCTGTACGCCCGCACCCTGCCCACCTATCTGGACCAGGACTGGGACCGTGATTGGGGACAGCTCCAGCAGTTCCTGCCCATCGATCCCGATGCGGTGCCGGCCCGCCCGCGGATCACCCAGGAGGACCGCTCCGGTATGTGGACACCCGGCCCGATCAATGTCGCCTACTGA
- a CDS encoding HAD-IC family P-type ATPase encodes MSTTVQSVGMTGLSAAEVAQRRRDGLTNDVPDRASRSVRDIVRANVFTRINAILGVLFVLVMATGSVIDGMFGLLIVANSAVGIIQETRAKRTLDRLAIVGQAKPTVRRDGTAGQIAPGEVVLDDLIELGPGDQIVVDGEVVEAELLEIDESLLTGEADDVAKGTGAQVLSGSYVVSGSGAYRATKVGKDAYAAKLAAEASKFTLVNSELRNGIDTILKVITYLLIPAGALSIYNQLVSSGESWRPAVTGMVAALVPMVPEGLVLMTSIAFAVGVVRLGQRKCLVQELPAIEGLARVDVVCADKTGTLTENGMRLAELRMIETTADAEARARQALAAMAADDPRPNASVQAIAEALPDTPGWQYTAVAPFSSAKKWSGFSYGPHGDWLLGAPDVLLDTDSADARAAEELGATGLRVLLLARGDRPVDAPGAPGTLTPVALVVLEQKVRTDARDTLDYFASQDVSIKVISGDNAVSVGAVASSLELPGGDRPVDARTLPEDPDELAGVVDAQTTFGRVRPDQKRAMVGALQSRGHTVAMTGDGVNDVLALKDADIGVAMGSGSPATRAVAQIVLLDNKFATLPYVVGEGRRVIGNIERVSNLFLTKTVYSVLLAFLVGAAGVGSQIFGYEPIGYPFLPRHVTIAAWFTIGIPAFVLSLAPNNERARTGFVGRVMRLAIPSGVVIGTATFVAYLIAYAGPEASEQQKMQAGTTALITLIMIAVWVLAIVARPYTWWKILLLAVSVAAYLVLFSVPFTREFFALDPSNVRLTTAAFICGAVGIVLVEVAWWANATLRGESHTLIPAAPGES; translated from the coding sequence ATGTCGACAACTGTGCAGTCCGTCGGGATGACCGGTCTCAGCGCCGCAGAGGTGGCGCAACGCCGGCGCGACGGGCTCACCAACGATGTTCCGGACCGCGCCAGCCGTTCGGTCCGCGATATCGTCCGGGCGAATGTGTTCACCCGGATCAACGCCATCCTGGGTGTGCTGTTCGTCCTGGTGATGGCCACCGGCTCGGTGATCGACGGCATGTTCGGGCTGCTGATCGTGGCCAACAGTGCGGTCGGCATCATCCAGGAGACCCGGGCCAAACGCACGCTGGACCGGTTGGCGATCGTCGGCCAGGCCAAACCCACGGTGCGCCGCGACGGCACGGCCGGGCAGATCGCGCCCGGCGAGGTGGTGCTCGACGACCTGATCGAACTCGGACCGGGCGACCAGATCGTGGTCGACGGGGAAGTGGTGGAAGCCGAGCTCCTCGAGATCGACGAATCGCTGCTCACCGGCGAAGCCGACGATGTCGCCAAAGGGACCGGCGCGCAGGTGCTCTCGGGCAGCTATGTGGTGTCCGGGTCGGGCGCCTATCGGGCGACCAAGGTCGGCAAGGACGCCTACGCCGCGAAACTGGCCGCCGAGGCCAGCAAGTTCACCCTGGTGAACTCGGAACTGCGCAACGGTATCGACACCATCCTCAAGGTGATCACCTATCTGCTGATTCCGGCCGGTGCGCTGAGTATCTACAACCAGTTGGTGTCCAGCGGGGAATCGTGGCGGCCCGCGGTGACCGGAATGGTGGCCGCGCTGGTACCGATGGTGCCCGAAGGCCTGGTGCTGATGACCTCGATCGCGTTCGCGGTCGGCGTGGTCCGGCTCGGTCAGCGCAAATGCCTGGTCCAGGAGCTGCCCGCGATCGAGGGCCTGGCGCGGGTGGATGTGGTGTGCGCGGACAAGACCGGCACACTGACCGAGAACGGTATGCGCCTGGCCGAACTCCGGATGATCGAGACGACAGCGGACGCCGAGGCGAGGGCACGGCAGGCGCTGGCTGCCATGGCCGCCGATGATCCCCGGCCCAATGCCAGCGTGCAGGCCATCGCCGAAGCGCTCCCGGACACACCCGGCTGGCAGTACACCGCGGTGGCGCCGTTCTCGTCGGCGAAGAAATGGAGCGGCTTCTCCTACGGACCACACGGCGATTGGCTGCTGGGCGCACCCGACGTCCTGCTGGACACGGACTCGGCGGACGCCCGCGCCGCGGAGGAACTCGGCGCGACCGGCCTGCGGGTGCTGCTGCTGGCTCGCGGTGACCGTCCGGTCGACGCCCCCGGCGCGCCCGGGACCCTCACTCCCGTCGCGCTCGTCGTGCTGGAACAGAAGGTCCGCACCGACGCCCGCGACACCCTGGACTATTTCGCGAGCCAGGATGTGTCGATCAAGGTGATCTCCGGCGACAACGCCGTCTCGGTCGGCGCCGTCGCCTCCTCGCTGGAACTGCCCGGCGGCGATCGCCCGGTGGACGCGCGGACCCTGCCCGAGGACCCGGACGAACTCGCCGGGGTGGTGGACGCGCAGACCACCTTCGGCCGGGTCCGCCCGGACCAGAAACGCGCCATGGTCGGCGCCCTGCAGTCGCGCGGCCACACGGTCGCGATGACCGGTGACGGGGTGAACGACGTGCTGGCGCTGAAGGACGCCGATATCGGTGTCGCCATGGGGTCGGGCAGCCCCGCTACCCGCGCGGTCGCGCAGATCGTGCTGCTGGACAATAAATTCGCCACCCTGCCGTACGTGGTGGGTGAGGGCCGGCGGGTGATCGGCAATATCGAGCGGGTCTCCAATCTGTTCCTCACCAAGACCGTGTACTCGGTACTGCTGGCCTTCCTCGTCGGCGCCGCCGGCGTGGGCTCGCAGATCTTCGGCTACGAACCGATCGGGTACCCGTTCCTGCCGCGGCATGTGACGATCGCGGCCTGGTTCACCATCGGCATCCCGGCGTTCGTGCTGTCACTGGCGCCGAACAACGAACGAGCGCGCACCGGATTCGTCGGGCGAGTGATGCGTCTGGCGATCCCGTCGGGTGTGGTGATCGGTACGGCCACGTTCGTGGCCTATCTGATCGCCTACGCGGGCCCGGAGGCCAGCGAACAGCAGAAGATGCAAGCGGGCACGACAGCGCTCATCACCCTGATCATGATCGCGGTATGGGTGCTGGCGATCGTCGCGCGCCCGTACACCTGGTGGAAGATCCTGCTGCTGGCGGTCTCGGTAGCGGCGTACCTGGTGTTGTTCTCGGTTCCGTTCACCCGCGAGTTCTTCGCGCTCGACCCGTCCAACGTCCGCCTCACGACCGCCGCGTTCATCTGCGGCGCGGTGGGGATCGTGCTGGTCGAGGTCGCCTGGTGGGCGAACGCAACCCTGCGCGGTGAATCCCACACGCTGATTCCCGCGGCCCCCGGCGAATCCTGA
- a CDS encoding PhzF family phenazine biosynthesis protein has product MEVLLHQIDAFADAPFSGNPAAVMPLPTWLPDTVLQQLAEENNLAETAFYTSRLPPEAGPPPGSWPAYHLRWFTPATEVAMCGHATLATAAHILTDIQPGEDRVGFFTRSGWLRVDRTDDDEYVLDLPAGESTPVEPDPVLMAALGVEPVRVYSGADVVVVVDSERRVRELAPALSAFPPVPRGVVVTARGDEVDFVSRFFGPGVGVPEDPVTGSAHAQLAPLWAAELGRSSLTARQLSRRGGTLGVEHVGDRVLLTGRCHRYLDGVVTLEF; this is encoded by the coding sequence ATGGAGGTTCTGTTGCATCAGATCGACGCGTTCGCCGACGCACCGTTCTCCGGGAACCCGGCCGCGGTGATGCCGTTGCCCACCTGGTTGCCCGATACCGTGCTGCAACAGTTGGCCGAGGAGAACAATCTCGCCGAGACCGCGTTCTATACGTCGCGGTTGCCTCCGGAAGCCGGGCCGCCGCCGGGGAGTTGGCCCGCCTACCATTTGCGCTGGTTCACTCCGGCGACCGAGGTGGCGATGTGCGGACATGCCACGTTGGCGACCGCCGCGCATATTCTGACCGATATCCAGCCGGGTGAGGATCGGGTCGGTTTCTTCACCCGCAGCGGCTGGTTGCGGGTGGATCGCACCGATGACGACGAGTACGTGCTGGATCTGCCCGCCGGGGAGTCGACGCCGGTCGAACCGGATCCGGTGTTGATGGCGGCATTGGGGGTGGAGCCGGTGCGGGTGTATTCCGGCGCGGACGTGGTCGTGGTGGTGGACAGTGAGCGGCGGGTTCGTGAGCTGGCGCCGGCGTTGAGTGCTTTTCCGCCGGTACCGCGAGGAGTGGTGGTCACCGCGCGAGGTGACGAGGTGGATTTCGTTTCCCGGTTCTTCGGGCCGGGGGTGGGGGTACCGGAGGACCCGGTCACCGGTTCCGCGCACGCCCAGCTGGCGCCGCTGTGGGCTGCCGAACTCGGCCGGAGCAGTTTGACCGCGCGTCAGCTTTCCCGTCGGGGTGGCACGCTCGGGGTCGAGCACGTCGGCGACCGGGTGCTGCTCACCGGTCGCTGCCACCGGTATCTGGACGGCGTGGTGACCCTGGAGTTCTGA
- a CDS encoding RluA family pseudouridine synthase, producing MRETRTMPVPDGLDGMRVDAGLARLLGLSRTAVAALAEDGSVQLDGVPAGKSDRLTAGAWLEVVFPEPRRVLTIEAEPVEGMRILYADDDIVAVDKPVGVAAHTGVGWSGPTVVGGLAAAGYRISTSGAHERQGIVHRLDVGTSGVMVVAQSEHAYTVLKRAFKQRTIDKRYHALVQGHPDPSSGTIDAPIGRARGNEWKFAVTSDGRPSVTHYDTVEAFQAASLLDIHLETGRTHQIRVHFSAIRHPCCGDLTYGADPRLAERLGLRRQWLHARSLGFQHPADGRYLEITSEYPDDLTQALRTLRDA from the coding sequence ATGAGGGAAACCAGGACGATGCCGGTCCCCGACGGACTCGACGGCATGCGGGTGGACGCCGGGCTCGCCCGGCTGCTCGGTCTCTCCCGCACCGCGGTGGCGGCACTGGCCGAAGACGGTTCGGTACAGCTCGACGGCGTACCCGCCGGAAAATCGGATCGGCTCACCGCCGGCGCCTGGCTCGAAGTGGTGTTCCCGGAACCCCGCCGTGTCCTGACCATCGAAGCCGAGCCCGTGGAGGGTATGAGAATCCTCTACGCCGACGACGATATCGTCGCCGTCGACAAACCGGTCGGCGTGGCCGCGCACACCGGAGTCGGCTGGAGCGGCCCCACCGTCGTCGGTGGACTGGCCGCGGCCGGCTACCGGATCTCCACCTCCGGCGCACACGAACGGCAGGGCATCGTGCACCGGCTCGACGTCGGCACCTCCGGGGTGATGGTGGTCGCGCAGTCCGAGCACGCCTACACGGTGCTGAAACGAGCGTTCAAACAGCGCACCATCGACAAGCGCTACCACGCCCTGGTCCAAGGCCACCCCGACCCGAGCAGCGGCACCATCGACGCGCCCATCGGCCGCGCCCGCGGCAACGAATGGAAGTTCGCGGTCACCTCCGACGGCCGGCCCAGCGTCACCCACTACGACACCGTGGAGGCGTTCCAGGCGGCGAGCCTGCTCGATATCCATCTGGAAACCGGCCGCACCCATCAGATCCGGGTGCACTTCTCCGCGATCCGCCACCCGTGCTGCGGCGACCTCACCTACGGCGCGGATCCGCGGCTCGCCGAACGACTCGGGTTGCGACGCCAGTGGCTGCACGCGCGGTCACTCGGATTCCAGCATCCCGCCGACGGCCGATACCTGGAGATCACCAGCGAATACCCCGACGACCTCACCCAGGCGCTGCGCACCCTGCGCGACGCCTGA
- the lspA gene encoding signal peptidase II, which translates to MMVVVSEDRPTPEQDPETLPGDTGAQPRQRLRLLLAVAATLFTLDLVTKVIVVAQLRPGESVSIVGDLVELTLVRNPGAAFSMATGMTWLLTLVATAVVIGVLRIGRTLRSTLWAVGLGGVLGGALGNLMDRLFRAPGPLQGHVVDFVSVGWWPVFNVADSSIVCGAILLVLLTVFGFEPDGTRYKDKVAAESAQAADSAEGTASSLDATSSPDTASSRDTASSDDATPAPPDTPRPDRGGPAAERADGEETAA; encoded by the coding sequence ATGATGGTCGTCGTGAGTGAGGACCGGCCTACGCCAGAGCAGGACCCCGAAACCCTTCCCGGCGATACCGGCGCGCAGCCCCGGCAGCGGCTCCGGCTACTGCTGGCGGTCGCGGCGACGCTGTTCACGCTCGACCTGGTCACCAAGGTCATCGTGGTCGCGCAGCTGCGTCCCGGCGAATCGGTCTCGATCGTCGGCGATCTCGTGGAGCTCACGCTGGTGCGCAATCCCGGCGCCGCGTTCTCCATGGCCACCGGGATGACCTGGCTGCTGACTCTGGTCGCGACCGCCGTGGTGATCGGGGTGCTGCGCATCGGCCGCACCCTGCGCTCCACACTGTGGGCCGTCGGACTGGGCGGGGTGCTCGGTGGCGCGCTGGGCAATCTGATGGACCGCTTGTTCCGCGCGCCGGGACCCCTGCAGGGCCATGTGGTGGACTTCGTATCGGTCGGCTGGTGGCCGGTGTTCAACGTGGCCGATTCCTCGATCGTGTGCGGGGCGATCCTGCTGGTGCTGCTCACCGTTTTCGGTTTCGAACCCGACGGCACCCGCTACAAGGACAAGGTGGCCGCCGAGTCCGCGCAGGCCGCCGACTCCGCCGAGGGCACCGCGTCATCCCTGGACGCCACATCGTCGCCGGACACAGCGTCATCCCGGGACACAGCGTCATCCGATGACGCGACGCCCGCTCCTCCCGACACTCCCCGCCCCGACCGCGGCGGACCCGCCGCCGAGCGCGCCGACGGCGAGGAGACCGCCGCATGA
- a CDS encoding VOC family protein → MSDVSPVPEGYPTISPGLAIAGAADAVEFYKRVLGATERMRIPGPDDTVMHCELLIGNSVLMLGDPAPDMAFRDPHSIGGTPVNLYVYLADVDAAYAAALAAGATEISAPQTQFYGDRTGSFVDPWGHQWTVATHVEDIEPAEMQRRMDQLGS, encoded by the coding sequence ATGTCTGATGTCTCTCCCGTTCCCGAGGGCTACCCCACCATTTCGCCCGGTCTGGCGATCGCCGGCGCCGCCGACGCGGTGGAGTTCTACAAACGGGTGCTCGGCGCCACCGAACGGATGCGGATCCCGGGCCCCGACGACACGGTGATGCACTGCGAACTCCTGATCGGCAATTCCGTGCTCATGCTCGGTGACCCGGCTCCCGATATGGCGTTCCGCGATCCGCACTCGATCGGCGGCACCCCGGTCAACCTCTACGTCTATCTAGCGGATGTGGACGCTGCCTACGCGGCGGCGCTCGCCGCGGGCGCCACCGAGATCAGCGCCCCGCAGACCCAGTTCTACGGCGACCGGACCGGTTCCTTCGTCGACCCCTGGGGTCATCAGTGGACCGTCGCCACCCATGTGGAGGATATCGAGCCGGCGGAGATGCAGCGGCGAATGGACCAGCTGGGATCCTGA
- a CDS encoding LytR/AlgR family response regulator transcription factor → MTESKEQEEGLAMRVLAVDDEQPALDELLYLLRAEPAVTELHGAADATGALRILRARGADAVFLDINMPGLDGMELAGVLAEFANPPAIVFVTAHEDHAVAAFDLGAVDYLLKPVRQQRLGAAVRRIAQRRARTEPESDPGANNEVIPVELGGVTTLVHRSQVNWVEAEGDYARLHTDTGSHLVRIPLSALQERWRDDFLRVHRSYLVALGRVTGLRTAGSGTLVCLRGAGPVELPVSRRQVRELKQRLVHGPHPAPDRR, encoded by the coding sequence ATGACCGAGTCGAAGGAGCAGGAAGAGGGTCTGGCGATGCGGGTGCTGGCCGTGGACGACGAGCAGCCGGCGCTGGACGAGCTGCTGTACCTGCTGCGCGCCGAACCCGCGGTGACCGAATTGCACGGCGCGGCCGACGCGACCGGTGCGTTGCGGATACTGCGTGCGCGCGGCGCCGACGCGGTGTTCCTGGATATCAACATGCCGGGGCTGGACGGGATGGAACTGGCCGGGGTGCTGGCGGAATTCGCGAATCCACCGGCGATCGTCTTCGTTACGGCGCACGAGGATCACGCGGTGGCCGCGTTCGATCTGGGCGCCGTGGACTATCTGCTCAAACCGGTCCGGCAGCAGCGGCTTGGTGCCGCGGTGCGGCGGATCGCGCAGCGGCGCGCCCGCACCGAACCCGAATCCGATCCGGGCGCGAACAACGAGGTCATTCCGGTCGAGCTGGGCGGTGTGACCACACTGGTGCACCGGTCGCAGGTGAACTGGGTGGAGGCCGAAGGCGACTACGCGCGCCTGCATACCGACACCGGATCGCATTTGGTGCGCATTCCACTGTCGGCGTTACAGGAGCGCTGGCGTGACGATTTCCTCCGGGTGCACCGGTCGTACCTGGTGGCGCTGGGGCGGGTGACCGGTTTGCGCACGGCGGGTTCGGGCACGCTGGTCTGTCTGCGCGGGGCGGGTCCGGTGGAGCTGCCGGTGAGCCGACGGCAGGTCCGCGAACTCAAACAGCGGCTGGTGCACGGACCGCATCCGGCACCGGACCGGCGATGA